CTTGAAAATGGGTTAGAAAGTGTTTGTTTAATAAGCATAGCCAACTCCAGGGTAAATAAGTGTTAATAAACACGCCAGAGGTTATTGCTCAAAAAATTAAGCTCTCTCACCGGTGAACCCTCTTTTAACCAAGTGATTAATGGAGGAGGATCTCCAATAGCCGCGCACTGAAGATCGATTGGGGTGCCATATTTCTCTCGGACAACATCGGGGCATTTTACGATCTCTACTTTGGCTGGAAATTGGATAAATAAAAATCATGGTTCGTGAACGATAATCTTATTATCATGCTGGTTCGAACCATCCACGTTGAGTTGAACAAATCCCGATTCATCTTTCCCAGCAGAGTTCTTTGCCACGCAACCATATTTGGACTCATCGCTCTTTTCCACAGATCGAAAAATCAGAGATCCATTTTTATGAATACGATAGTTGTGAGCGACGCGTAGTAAGTTCCGATCCTTTTTGGAGTGCCATACGATTTTAGGAGCTGGATTACCGACGGCTTTACAAATTAATTCCACACGCTTGTGCAGGAAGGCGAACGTATTTTCAGGGCCTTCCACAATTTGAGGTGGAATAGCCTCTTGACCTTCTGCGGCGATGGTCTCATCGAAGGGATCCTGAATATCCTGATCAATGATATTCAGAGGAACTGAAACCAATGAGATGATAAGTATGATTAGTCATGCCAGGTTATGGAGTTATTATACATTCTCGTATTGGGGGTTCATTGTTATGAATATCGGCCCATGGTACATTGTTAAGTCGTGAGAAACCCCTCAAGGGCAAGGTGATGTGCTTGTGCTTGTGCTTTTAAGGTCATCTTTATTACGTTTTTACCTGGACGACGATTAGGCCTGGAGCGAATGCAGATAAGGACTGCGTTtagaattcaaatgaaaacgcCCAAGATAgggattgttttgaaaatttgatggcTTTTTGACTGTCCATCGGTCGGACGCTCACCGTTAGGTAAGTAACCAGATGATAGACCGTTCAACGTTTTGGTTCACGAAGTTGAGAATAATTTTGGAATTTAACATAACTGCAAAATTCGTTATTATCAGATACATTAGCCTACAAAGTGAAAGTTAAGAAAGAGCATTTTTTGGAGTATCCAACTCGCCTCACTCTTAACATTCTTTCCCGAAGATAGAAACAACTCCTAGCGATGCTCGTTGGCCATTAACATTTTCTGTTATGAAATAACAAGAATGAGTTTTTCTTAAGCAATATTCCTAaagcttcattttttaacgcgttcatttgttttccaaaCAATGCTTGTTTTTGACCCTACATACGCAACATTTCGGCCTCTAAATTGGAACAGACCAAAAGGAGGAGTTGGtgaaaaaggtcaattttatGCAACAGTCTCTCGGTCGGGGTGCTTGATTATAATGCTAATCCAAGATATCCAGAGGAAGTCTAGTCTCGAGTTCAACGTTTTGGAAACGTCCACCACCCTATTGGCGTTGTCTGTGAAATATATGAGCACCATTATAGGTGACAAAACGGCCCTAAACCCAACCTGACAGGGTTCCCGTGAACGGGAGTGAAGCTGTGACTCCTTTCCCTGTTGGTTTGGCCCTAAATAATTGTCCGACGTGGACGTGTCACTCGTTGTCAGTTCTCGGTCCCGGAATTGGCTCGTTTTATCTGTTCACCCGAGCATAGATTCCAAAAGCCCAAAGTCGTCCAGAATGACCTCAAAACATTGTCCTGGTTCAGCTCTGAATGCCTCACATTTTCTTCGCGAGACTGACTGGGATCGGATTTCAAGAAATGTTCTCCACCCACAATGCTCAAAAGATTCGTTGTTGAAATTGTTTTAGGGCGCGAAAACAAAGATGGATCGAAAGCTACACATGTGAATGACATTCAACGAGACGATTCCTCAAGTCCAAGTCACGTTTCTACCCAAGAAACGTAATAACgcctcaaaatttgaatagaATGAAGAtggatgagtgagtgagtcgtGATCCAAAATTGTTCCTGACAACCTCAAATTGGACGATCACAAAATCACGTTGCATATTTTGATTAAATCCAAACTTGACTCATTTGCTCGCACACTTGGCCACCACCCGACCATGATTATCACACTTTTATTTTAGGTACTTGTCCGCTGTGTTAGTTTAAGAGGACAAGTTAGGATAAAATATGAGCTATTTATGCAACTTCAGTTGAGTGCAAAACCAACTGAATGTTTGCGTTTGCCAGGCGCCGTTGAGGCCCATCAAAATGTAAATGCCAAGATCTATCACTCACACTTAAACCTAACCactcaaattcaaagttaCCATGTTGCACAAGCCTCGCAGGTCTACGAGCCTAAAACGCTGGCCTTACCTTCATTCAGGTCCATTGAACTACGAATTGATTCACTGGGAACAGAGATGGTCACATCGGTGTCAACTTGGTTTGAGTCCGAaaccaatgagaaaaaaaccacCAGGAAGATCACAGGAAACATGATGATATCACAAATTGCTCGAGGAACAAGACGGGCTTGGGAACATGTCCAAATTTGTTCCCGAACAACGAAAAACAGTGTTGTTGTTTGCAGACAAGAGGCTTGGAGAAAGCCAGCTCGGCTGTTCCCTTTGAGTAGCGGGATGAGGGAGcaacacttcaaaaaaatgggatCACCCTCGTCTTGAGATTTGCGAGACGTTCAGCTCATTGAGCACAAAGAAACTGAACTTCGAGGGCAAATAAACAActctttgacattttgatgTTCTTCTTTGAACGACCCAGATGCTCTTGAATGTATGTTTGCATGTATGTAAGAAACAAATACATGAATATGAACACGTTAGGAACTGAGGGTCAATCAACCAGGCAAGGCATCCGTTTGTTCAGATGCTGTATGGGCCAATGCTTGGACTTCAACTCGGGGTAAACCTGATTGAAAAAGCACACAAGCCAAAAACATCGTTGAAACACCAACACATACACCACTTCATGTTGTTTCAACTCAGACTTCACCCATAAACGGAAGTCTTGCATTTGGATGGAAAGAAGCTCTGACTCTTTTTGGCTTGGAGTTGTCCATCCATTGAGCCGGCGTCATGGGCGCACCGCACCCACCCTCCCTCTTTCAAAGTGCgcctctctcgctctctccctctcctatccgccctctctctttctagtCTCCGTGCTTGTTTTCCCTCCATTCCCATCTTCCTCCTTCATTCCATTCTTGCCTCAATCCAACCCAACCGGACGGTCCTCGCCGGTCCTCGCCGGTCCTCGTGAGTTCGCCAGCTTGGACGATGGCATCCAATCCTGGAGTAGAGGTTCAGACGAGTGACCTACCCGGGTCCTCGAAGGATTCAGTTGAATAAGGCACCGTGGCACACGCCGATAGGGAAACGATCCGGGTAGAAGGTGGAACaaaaggagggagggaggagggaagGATAGGAGGGAGAATCATTGAACTGAAAGCATACGTCGGGGATCCGTCTGTGATGTTTTGTCCCCTTTCGAACGGTGGATGGAAACAGCTGAGAATGTACCGGAGAAGGTGGAAAGCACGACCAAGAAATCGATATTCCCCGACAAAAATGGTGTTGAGCGAGATGGTAGATTAGCGAGGCTTGAGGGAGGCTTGAGAGAGGgatgtcttcttcttctatctAAGAGGGAGCAAACCCACCTATGAGTGCCACGAATCGATGCTGAGAAGTGCCTTCGTTATATTGCTCTAGATAATCCTTATCTTAGacttcttttcaaaatcaatcatagaagcaaattgaatttgttcacTGATGACAAAAATAGATGGAAATGCCCTGCTCATCTGCTGAAGTAGGTGGAGACGACATGAACTTCGAACACCTAGAAAAGTTCAACTTTGCCTTGCACaaaagaatcaaattttgattatTGATTAAACAACTGAATAAACGACAGGAGGTATCAAGACGACCGACATCTTGAgcgatttgaaaatgtgtgcCCGTGTGGCCTATTGCGTTGACATTGACAAGTCCGTGATCATtgggaattttgaaaaacgcGGTTGGATAGCCGTGAGTCAGGATGATGATTGGCACTTCTATTGGGCATCCACGCAAACTTGTCGCAATCTATTTGCAGTGGATTCGGGTTATCGTATGAACGATTTCCAGATGATCAACCATTTCTCGAATCACTATGAACTGACTAGGAAAGATCTGATGGTCAAGAACATGAAGCGATATCGTCGCGACCTCGAACGCGAAGGTCATCCTCTGGCGGAGAAGAATGAAATGGGTCGCTATCTATATTTGGACTTCATTCCAACCACATTCATCTTGCCAgcaggtaaaaaaaaaatccagtaGTGTGTCTGCATCTGCAGTAAGTGCTATGTTACAATGTTACAACCTCAGATTACAACATGTTTGTGGAAGAGTATCGCAAGAATCCGCAATCCACATGGATCATGAAACCTTGCGGAAAGAGTCAAGGAGCGGGCATTTTTCTCATCAATAAGCTCTCGAAGCTCAAGAAATGGTCCCGAGAATCCCGGACCGTCTTCAATCCTAACCTGGTCAAAGAATCCTACGTGATCTCCAGATACATCGATAATCCGTTGCTCATGGGAGGAAGAAAGTTTGACCTAAGACTCTACGTTCTCGTCACCTCGTTCCGACCTTTGAAGGCCTATCTGTTCCGTCACGGATTTTGCCGATTCTGCACGGTCAAATATGACGATTCCGTCAACGAGATCGATAACATGTACGTCCATTTGACCAATGTGTCGATTCAGAAACACGGAGAGGAGTACAACAACATCCATGGGGGTAAGCTCACCGTCCAAAACTTGAAGCTCTTCTTGGAAACCACTCGCGGGAAAGGCCCCACCGAGAAGctatttaacgaaatatcgtGGTTGATCGTTCACAGTCTCAAGGCCGTGGCTCCTGTGATGGTCAGTGACCGACATTGTTTCGAGTGCTATGGCTACGATATCATCATTGACGATAATCTCAAGCCATGGTTAATCGAGGTGAACGCCTCTCCATCATTGAGCTCGACAACCGTGAGTGATCGGATCATGAAATACAAGCTCATCAACGACATTATCAACTTGGTTCTTCCCCCTGACGGTGTTCCCGACgtcaagtggaacaagatcCCGTCTCAAGATGAATTGGGTGGTTTTGAACTGCTTTTGGACGAGGAACTAGCTTCCCAAAACGACTCGTCCTCGTCTGGCTCCCGCAAGAATAATAAGTGGAAATAATCCAAGGGTTCACATCAATTTGAAACAGTAATCCGAATTGGTTTTTATTGGCTGTCGAAAGGTTGAATGTTTGTCAATGTTCTTTTCGTACATGAACAATGAATGGGTTGTTGGTCAATGAATGCCCTTCAGTAGAAGGTTAGAAGGTTTAGTATTTCTGGGAAACGTAGGAGTAAGAGCTGCCCTTCGTCCAACTTACAGTTACAACTAGCCTAAACGCTGGGAAGAGATGGTCATTTGAAGGTTCATTGATCAATAGATAAGCAGACATTGTGAATATTGGTTTGAATTGAATCAGAGGCAGGCATTTATCATTAATGAACAACAATAAATGCAATTTTGGGGAGAAAAAAGGTGAGCGAGCAAGTGAGTGAATGCATCATCAGTACACTGGTATATGACGACGGCTTGTACAAGTTAGAAAATTTGGTGCAGATTAATGCAACTTATGAATTAAAACTAAAGAATGGATCAGGtatttgattgagaaatcAATCGTCCGAATCGGATCAACAGTTGATCTCTTGTCTTCCTTCATGAGCGGGTATAAGCTAGAGTATCAAATTCATCTGGCCCTGTAGATGGGAAAAGGAGGAACCAAACAGACAATTGAGTGAACAATCATAAGGGAATCCTTAAGAGTTACGGGGAAGAAACGGATAGAGAAAGAGGGCAAAATTGGCCCGCTTTGTGTGCTGAGCTACTCTACATTGAGGAGTAAGTAACATTTACAGGTTGATTTAAAATTGGCTAACAGGGATGTCAGctttgtctttcaatttgaacaatttcattccatttttcctCACACATACACCAAGTGTTCTTTCATCCACGAGAATCGATTTCAAAGCTATTTTGTGGACAAAACAGAACGCCAAGTTTGGATGAAGCCTTAATTTGTAAAATTGTTTCTCAAGTCGAATTGGACGAGTATGTTGACAAGGATCCAGTCCCAACATTTTGTGAAACATAACTTCAAACCACGTGGTAATCAAGTGTTGCTTCTCGGTCATTGAATTGAGCATTTCTCGAAAATGATTTGAAGTGATCAAAAAATGTGGTTATTTTATTTAGGATTGGACCCTTGACGACATGAATTTCTCTTGACGAATAATAACGATTCAAAACATTGTTCATTTGGGAAGGGAGTGattgaattttgcttttcatccTATTACAATTCGGTACGATAATGCAGAATACGGTTTGGGTAAAGTGAATTAGGGCACATAAgacttgttttgaaatatgtGAATGGCGGGTATGGTGATTTGAAGTGATCCACATTTGTAATGCAAACATTAATTGATTCGAGGGAGAGGATGAGTTCATGCAAATAACGGAATTGTTTGTTCGATTGTGGAATTAGAATCCAGAGCAGGTTTAGCCAGAAATCAACCGAACAAAGATTACAAATATGTACAAAAGCACGTGGAATCATCTTTGGAAGGACCCATTGATATGTTAGCCCAGTAAAGCTGGGGGTGAAAACATTCAACACACCAACAATGAGGCGAGTGAAACATTGGCTTGACAAATCATACTGGCCGTGTTTTGGGTTTCCACGCTGTCCTCAGTGATCGCAAGATGGTGATGCTGGAGGATGGTAGAGGTGAGGGTGGCCAGTAGGATTGCGTCGTGGATGACTTTCTGTGGGTGACTGACTCTTTTGCCCGTGGCTGGTCATCTTCATGACAACATTTATCACACAAACATTCCAAAGATTCATCAGGTTATGGTTCTTGTTGTGATTTAGATCGGGaggagcgagagagaaagagtaCGAATGATCTTGATGGCAAATGCGCCATAATCAAGAATCACAAGTTGGTAAAACTTATTTTCCATGTGGTTGTGTACTAGATGGGGCAGGTAATGCATAATATTTGGGACAGGCCTTCGATCGGCGTGTTGCTTGGTCGTCTAGGCAAAGTACATGACTCGCTTAGTGTCGGAATGCACCGTGACGGCTCGAGCCATGGCGGCTGGGGCTCGGTCTTCGGATCCACCCGAGAGATGCGATCCTTCACCAGAATCATGCTCTTTCTCCACCAAGTGATAACGGGCACGGAAGGCCACAAGATGGGCATAGTAAGCGGGGGCTGGAATCGACACAGATCGAGTACAACGAACGTAGGTGTGACAGAGTTGGTAGGTGAGTTGCTGGAGCTCGTCGGCCACAAATCGGTTGTCGTCCCATAGAACATGGTAGTGGGAGGGTCGACTGGTGCCTTGAATACCTTGATGTGAGCACAAGTAGAAGTCGAATTCGGTGGGATGAGTGATGCCTACGTCGACGGTGGTTCCAGCTGGTATATTGCCGGATTTCCCGGATTGCTCTTTCTTCTCGGCGCAGAACAGACGAGTGTGATGGCGTTTCTGGACCACAATAAACGTTATCCCGGGCTTGTAATCGGCTTCTAATTTGATGCATGCCTCACGGATGGCCGTGAGCTCGTGTTGGAGCACTTGCATGAATTGACCCTCACTCACGCCATCGCGATAAATGATGACACGATGAGGCTTATAGCCTCCAGTTGACTTGTAGAACATCATGAGATGCTCCTTGACCATGGTGGAAAGCTCTTGAATGATCTCGACACGATGAGCCTGAACCCGAACGGTGGCAGCATACCGAGAGGGGTGAGCATCTTGAGATCCAACAACTGCTGCTATGGAAGGTTTCTTGTTGTCGCCCGCAGGAGGGTGAGTGACATCTGCCCCAAGGAAGATTACGGGCTCATTGAATACCTTTGGTCTAATGCTGGGAACGAGAATACTATTCACTCCCCCCAGTTTCACATTGATTTTGAGACACAAGTTGGACAAGGTCTGGGGAGAGGTCTTGTTCACGTTCTTGGCTTGGACGCATTGAGTGGCCATGCCCAACACAGTGTCACCCACACGCTTCACTTCAGCATAGACTGGTGTTTTGCCGGGCAACACAACCACTACGAGTTGGAGGCCATGGAAGGTGTTCTTCAGATATCGAAACATGGGTTCGACTTGGTCCGGACCATTAGCGTATTTGCAAAAGCAAGGTTGTCCCACGATGGGCATGCCGGCGTCGTTACTGATCTTTTGAAGACTAACCGTGAAGTTTCTGAGTGCGTCCTCGCGTACGGTCCGACTTGGAGCAAAGCAGGCGATGGCCCATTCCCTAATTTCGACTCCGGTGAAAAATTGCTTGCCACGCATATCCCACACTCCCTGATTAGGGAGGGCTTGTTGCTTGGATCGACCACCGTACTGAATCTTCGGCGGGGGCAAGACCCGGCCTCGAACCTCCATGAGGCTGTGGCTGATGTTGAGACCAAACTCTTGTACGAAGGGATCGTTGTTGAAGTCAGCACGGCGAATGAGACTgttgatttctttttcccgGTCTGGGGCGGATCGCGCAGTAGCCTTGATCATCGTGGACGTTTGCATGTCTGTGAGCTTCTTAATGCATCTTTGGCCTTGAACAATGTTACAGACCTCGAGAGGCAGGTAAGTGTGTTTGTGCTCCTGTCCCACTTGCAAGCAGGGCAGGTTGGGGTACCTGAGTTTCATCTTGTATTTATCCAAGAAGTATTTGGCCACGGTACACTCCACAGTTTGACCATTCTCAAGCTGGAGGGGAAATGATTGCATGGTGGCGGGTCGTCGCGTGACGTTGCATACTCGATACTTTCGTCTCATGGCACCACAATGGGTAATTTCGATCTTGAGGCATTTGATTTCCTTGGTGAACTTAACCCGCTGGGAATCGGTGAGCGGTCGCTTGGAATCGACCACCTCCCTGAGATCCAACACTTCGCACATGAAGTCAATCACGGGCTGAGCCTTGTAGAAGGCCGTGGCCGACACATCAATGTTGAGCATCATTTTCCATTGGGAAGGTCGTACCGACTGGtggaaaccaaaccaaacttCTCGCCCACCACCCAAAGGGTGATAGTAATCCTCgggtgaagaaaaaaagcttcgGCCTACTGGGGTGTAAGTCATGGAAGGGAGGTGTCGCATCACCACGTCCAAGGCCTGAATGGCATCGAACGGGATGGTGCGCGTACGGCCCTCCAACGCCTCCTCGAGATCGTACAAAGAAACTTGTGCCACCCATTTGATAGACACGCGAAAGACACGGTCCTTCCCCTCGCCGGGCAGAGTCAC
This DNA window, taken from Tigriopus californicus strain San Diego chromosome 9, Tcal_SD_v2.1, whole genome shotgun sequence, encodes the following:
- the LOC131887303 gene encoding protein argonaute-2-like; this encodes MFSVGGPPQSGPPGPVGPPGSNSSSNNGGSGLGGHPGVIGNPPITQTLGTGIGLGLGTMIQGTGSLGAIGPSSSGGSSLGGGNGAGAPGDRSPPGVGGVTAALGGLTLGGGNVAAGGGNGVYGGGPIGSLPGPNPDGPVFVCPRRPNLGRDGRPILLRANHFQITMPRGFISHYHVSIQPDKCPRKVNRDIIETMVQSYSKIFGASKPVFDGRSHLYSREPLPIGKEPVDLEVTLPGEGKDRVFRVSIKWVAQVSLYDLEEALEGRTRTIPFDAIQALDVVMRHLPSMTYTPVGRSFFSSPEDYYHPLGGGREVWFGFHQSVRPSQWKMMLNIDVSATAFYKAQPVIDFMCEVLDLREVVDSKRPLTDSQRVKFTKEIKCLKIEITHCGAMRRKYRVCNVTRRPATMQSFPLQLENGQTVECTVAKYFLDKYKMKLRYPNLPCLQVGQEHKHTYLPLEVCNIVQGQRCIKKLTDMQTSTMIKATARSAPDREKEINSLIRRADFNNDPFVQEFGLNISHSLMEVRGRVLPPPKIQYGGRSKQQALPNQGVWDMRGKQFFTGVEIREWAIACFAPSRTVREDALRNFTVSLQKISNDAGMPIVGQPCFCKYANGPDQVEPMFRYLKNTFHGLQLVVVVLPGKTPVYAEVKRVGDTVLGMATQCVQAKNVNKTSPQTLSNLCLKINVKLGGVNSILVPSIRPKVFNEPVIFLGADVTHPPAGDNKKPSIAAVVGSQDAHPSRYAATVRVQAHRVEIIQELSTMVKEHLMMFYKSTGGYKPHRVIIYRDGVSEGQFMQVLQHELTAIREACIKLEADYKPGITFIVVQKRHHTRLFCAEKKEQSGKSGNIPAGTTVDVGITHPTEFDFYLCSHQGIQGTSRPSHYHVLWDDNRFVADELQQLTYQLCHTYVRCTRSVSIPAPAYYAHLVAFRARYHLVEKEHDSGEGSHLSGGSEDRAPAAMARAVTVHSDTKRVMYFA
- the LOC131887304 gene encoding polyglutamylase complex subunit TTLL1-like; translation: MCARVAYCVDIDKSVIIGNFEKRGWIAVSQDDDWHFYWASTQTCRNLFAVDSGYRMNDFQMINHFSNHYELTRKDLMVKNMKRYRRDLEREGHPLAEKNEMGRYLYLDFIPTTFILPADYNMFVEEYRKNPQSTWIMKPCGKSQGAGIFLINKLSKLKKWSRESRTVFNPNLVKESYVISRYIDNPLLMGGRKFDLRLYVLVTSFRPLKAYLFRHGFCRFCTVKYDDSVNEIDNMYVHLTNVSIQKHGEEYNNIHGGKLTVQNLKLFLETTRGKGPTEKLFNEISWLIVHSLKAVAPVMVSDRHCFECYGYDIIIDDNLKPWLIEVNASPSLSSTTVSDRIMKYKLINDIINLVLPPDGVPDVKWNKIPSQDELGGFELLLDEELASQNDSSSSGSRKNNKWK